From Gouania willdenowi chromosome 18, fGouWil2.1, whole genome shotgun sequence, one genomic window encodes:
- the ino80b gene encoding INO80 complex subunit B, translating into MGKRKDMIHPRFLGEGSSSLHGVHKRKHKKHKKHKKKHHSLVEAEPKPVVVPRAPPQLRLKIKLGGQTLGTKSVPTFTVHPGVACPPSPLMIIDNDPDEDDDDEDDDDDEAPSVPLEQYRAWLDEDSNMAASPLPDVDSDSMLCAPVDEEERWLDALEKGELDDNGELKKELDESLLTARQKALLHKQQIQPLLELPMGYKEKEMTAEMMQKREERARKRRLQAAKKAEDSKNQTIERLTKTSKAKIKSLREKKSKLSQTPMVRYSDSAQGVVISFPVGVATPTTALRPPPLTPVNCGVSGCTNVKKYSCSQTGVPLCSLECYRRNLQLVQGAA; encoded by the exons ATGGGCAAAAGGAAAGATATGATTCATCCCAGGTTTCTCG GCGAAGGCAGCTCCAGTCTGCATGGCGTCCATAAACGCAAACACAAGAAGcacaagaaacacaaaaagaagCATCACAGCTTAGTCGAGGCCGAGCCCAAACCTGTCGTGGTTCCTCGAGCTCCGCCTCAGCTCAGGCTGAAGATCAAACTGGGAGGACAGACGCTGGGAACCAAGAG CGTTCCCACCTTCACGGTTCATCCCGGCGTAGCTTGTCCTCCTTCGCCTTTGATGATCATCGATAATGACCCAGATGAAGACGACGacgatgaggatgatgatgacgacgaaGCTCCCTCTGTGCCTTTGGAGCAGTATCGAGCTTGGCTGG ACGAGGACAGCAACATGGCCGCCTCCCCTCTGCCCGACGTGGACTCGGACTCCATGCTCTGCGCACCGGTGGACGAGGAAGAGCGGTGGTTGGACGCTCTGGAGAAAGGAGAGCTGGACGATAACGGGGAACTGAAGAAGGAGCTGGACGAGTCGCTGCTGACGGCGCGACAG AAAGCTCTGCTCCACAAGCAGCAGATCCAGCCTCTGCTGGAACTGCCCATGGGCTACAAGGAGAAGGAGATGACGGCGGAGATGATGCAGAAACGCGAGGAGCGAGCGCGAAAGCGGCGGCTTCAGGCCGCCAAGAAAGCCGAGGACAGCAAGAACCAGACCATCGAGCGGCTCACCAAAACCAGCAAGGCCAAGATCAAGAGCCTGAGGGAGAAGAAGTCCAAGCTGAGTCAGACCCCCATGGTGCGCTATAGCGACTCAGCGCAGGGGGTGGTCATCTCCTTCCCAGTGGGCGTCGCCACTCCCACCACGGCACTACGCCCTCCTCCTCTGACCCCAGTGAACTGCGGCGTGAGCGGCTGCACCAACGTGAAGAAGTACTCGTGTTCTCAGACTGGGGTTCCCCTGTGTAGTCTGGAGTGTTACAGGAGGAACCTGCAGCTGGTGCAAGGTGCCGCCTGA